The DNA segment aacactaaagaaagtcaaggaactttTTATAAACCAAATGAGACAATATGCCATGTATTTGAAATTGTAGTAGCCATATTGAGAAATAGAGTTTGATGCTGGAGACCTGCCATAAATGCTAAGTCAGATTGGGCCTGAGGTGTGCTAGGGGActccctcaaaacaaagaaacaaactgaacaaagaaaagacaagtggATGTCCCTTAGGTCAGAGAACCATTGTGAACACTTTTAACTAGGAGAAGCAGTTAGTAGGTCAGATACTATTTTAAATTGGGGATTCCTTGAAAGTTTCTCAGAAGCAATGGGCTTCCACCAGGCTTTTCCCCTGAGCTGCCTTTAGTGGGAAATGaggcagctttcctttctttgcctacaCAGTATTTTCAGTCATCCTGGGTTTCCTCTACAGCTGCAGATGCTGTTGAGTTGCAGTCATTTACTTAGCAGGAACCAGCTTAGACTGGCTTTGCTTTTCAAAGCTACAGGCCTTAGGAGCTGGCTACTGAATTCTGTGTTGTTCAGAGCAGCCTGCAAGGCTATGTTTTTATAAGTAACAGATGCCTGCACTTTGAGAAATTAATTGCCTGGCTCCTGGATGTGAAGGTGTGCAATGTGTCTTTAAGCAATCAGCATCCTTTCAAAGAGTAAGAAATAAAACCCGTCCTCTTCCCCAAATAGGCATGGGCCTTAGACCACCTTTCACTTCAGTCACCCTTGactggattctgggaaatgttgctatataaaacctgaaagtttaatgtgtaggttgaaatacaggatagctgccaaagtgacctttcactatatagagtgtggggaagagaacattagaatcataatcacattttggtcccagcttgtgccctctgtcttctttacattaaaaggaaaagtctgaaCTGTGTTAGGCCTTTTACTAGGGGTCTTTGTCTTGACTTGTCTGTGACCAAATAGTCAGACTAAGACAAAGGTCACTAAAAGgacattattttggttttggccGTGTATAGGCTTTCTGTACTCTAGGCACTGATCTGGATCTCCGACCAAGGCCATTTGATGCTATTGTTTCTTAGAAAGTTCTCGGCAGTGTGTACTAGTAGTTACAGAATTTCATATTATAGGGCCAGAAGGACTTTTGAAGTCCATTTCACCCCGTGTTTTCCCTCGCTAAAGGGAATAACTGACACACAAGAGAGGCTGTCTCTGTGCTAAAAGGATTGCTCTACTGAGAACCCCCCCACCAAGTCGGTAGAGAATTCACCATTGGAAAATCACTAACAGCACTGTGAAGGTTTCTAAGGTGGGCAGCAGGAAGCCTGTCCTTTTCCTAccctctccctcagcccctcttccccaacctgtgtaggattttgaggtcgaatgtgcattgtgcactgctgctgcaaggtagctcttccctgtggctgtgctgaagcagctggccagggAGGCCTGGGAGCTGAGGCTCCAGCCTGTGGATTCTCTTTCCTTAGATTTTAGTCTGCACCAGGGAGTGGTGTTCTCtcctgtgggtgtgtgtatatatattctttactttATACTTTGTTCACGTAGTTCGGTGCATTCTTCCAGGCATTCTGGATGGGCGCTTTAGAATCACTCTTTCTGAACCAAAagctctcagagcagagctgaacctcccagaaaatgctcttctctaccAAATCGCCAGATGGGGGTGGGCCCGAAGCTAAACAGCACTGTAGAGGTGGCATAATGGACCAGAACCcccaggcagaggtgggaggtaaGTTCCTAGCAGTGGTGCTGATTGAGGGTCAGTAAGACCCAGTTCTTCTCCTGTGCAGAGGGAACTTTTACTTAGCTGGAATTGAACCTCGTGGTCCGAGTATGTGAAGGGATTCAGGGTCCAGAGTGCACCCCAGAACATAGGAGATAGCTCTATGTCCCCATTTCCCTCAGGAGCCTTCTCCTCACTCCTGCTGCCTAGAACAAGGGGAGGAGAATCTCCACTGCCTGacctgctgcttcatgcccctcccTATCTCTACTCTCCATTCCCTCTGAGCCCTCCAGACCCTAGGAGGAGTAAGAGGGAGGTCCTTCGAGGCTTATCTCGATTTCCATCCTCTCATTCCGGTGCTGGTCATATCCTGGGTCAGCAACCACAGAACATCCCAAGGCTGGGTGCTCAGGTGTGAAGTGTGCAGAGGACCAAAGAGATATAGGCAGGGGCGACTTGTGATCCAGAGTCCCGGGTCCAGGTTGCTGCATGGAGGGGATAAGGGAAGATGGTGCTAGCCAGGTGAAGGGCTCAGACTTTCGGGCAGAGCCCAGCAGCTGACTACAGCCCCTCGGGGCGCTGCTGTGTCCCTGCGGGAATCAGAGAGGATGCCTGGACCAGAAGCCAGCaccaccctcagggcttcactggAGGAGCTGTCACTGGGGCCAGTGCGGTTTCCCCTACTGCTGCAGGACCAGGAGAGGATTCGTCCAACAGTGAATCAGAGCAGGAGGGGCCCCAGAAGCTGGTCCATAAAGTGTCCACCTCTGGACAGATGGGGACCAAGGTAAGGCTCGGCCGGGCACCTGTGAGAGGGCTGTGGGCAGAGTGAAAGCTCTGGGAGATCCCTGCAACTGGTATTGGGGAATGGGCGCGGGGGCGTGGCCTGGATGGGGCGTGGCCTCACGCAGGGGACAGGAAGGTGCTCTAGGGATTCCTGAGGTTGGTTGAAGACATATCTAGGGTGTGTTCTGGAACACTTGTCTAGCCATCATAGCAAGCGTCTTGGAGCACGGTTAAAGCCTGGTGGCGAGTTCCCACCTAGGAAACTTAAAGGGAGTTTGATTGTTCACCCATGAGCTGCATGCTATGGAAGCCCTGCTGGAAGCTGTATTCTGCCAGCCACTAtgctttcccacccacagcaAGCTGAGCAGCTTGAGCCTCTCAGTCAGTTTCTCTGGTGTGCTGTGCCCACAGGCTGCCCAGGCTTCTGTTTTGAAGGTTCCTTCAAAGTGCAGGGCTCAGacatccatggtggttcatcacaagttaatttctttagggtatttcaGGGTGTGGTAGTGCTTTTGTGGCAATTTTGTGCTGATTAGTCTCAAAGTTGAGCTTTCCTTCAATAATGAATGCAGAGGCTACTGGATGATAAGGGACTTAGATATTCTAACGTTCTTCTTAGTTTAGAAGTCTTCAACACCTAGGCTGTTGTTACTGGAGGAGTTAAAGCAAGATTTTGAGGAGGGAAATGATTAAATTAGTGGATGCTCCCTCTAGTAACAGATTTGCCAAAGCAATTCATCTACAGTCATTTCATGACAATTAGCTGCCTAAGGCTTATGGGAGTCTTACATGGAAACAGTTTGGATTAGTGTTTGTTTGAGCGTGTGCTGGCATCTAAAATGCAGTAGATGTATATGTAGGACCCCAAGAAGGAGCCCTCCCACTCAAGTCTTGGGATATGGGgtcacccaaagaaacacaaggGACCTTCTTGTTGCAAAAGCACGAGGCagctttaatggcggagctctgggtcgatacgtatctcacacaggagacagaggaatagACCCTGAGACTCAAAAACTGGGGTTTTTATAGGGTAGGGTTTAGGGGCTAGCCAGAATTGACGAGGTTACACACGATTGGCcccattcaaacatcagcaacatgATTATGAGTCAGCAGAGTAGTATGTGCAGGCCGGGGCATATAAGAATTCTAAAGCCGGGGGCTTATCTGAGTAGACAACGCATCTGTTTAATGTTTCAGCTTTTGACTATGCTGTCTATAGAAAGGGGGCCAGCAGGAGGCGCCGGGCTGCCAGAGGGTCAATGAGTCAGCCAAGATAGTCAGAACCagttcctgcattccttcccttatCTTTATGACCCGGTGACCTAGCTTCAAGATGGACTCGGGCATGCCCGGGCTTGTTTTCTTTGCAGTCTCAGTCCCAGACGTTTTtagtttaaactttttatttgtttaatttcctttcatttccctcttcttctgtttagactaattctaatcatagaattttagagattggtgtcccctaactctttatctacctgaactataggttgatattgcctttgaagaaccatgagttttactgtatcaattctactctggatgaaagccatttctctatttattatacaagggccgaaaactaaagctaagcatATCATAAGGACTGGTCCGGCTACAGcagaaatcaaagaaattatCCAAGATGGTTGTGACTCAAACCACACCCTGTTGAGCATCCCGTTCCTGTTTCCTTCGCTTtaatctttctctctgtttctgcatAAAATCTCTAAGTATTCCTGTATGATCTGcatagaagcagcactcttctttaagggcagcacacagtcctccttcctttaggaacaacAAATCAAGGCCTCTCCTGTTCTGCAAAACTTCCTCAGACAGGGAAGTCGAAGATTTTTCTAAAGGGTCAATGGACTTCTCTATTGCTGCTAGGTCTTCATTGACAGcatccctcaaagactgaattccttgtcttccttctatcaaagctgacactcccgtccccactcctactgccatacCTATTCCCATGAATGCAGCCAGGGTTAAAGTAATTGGTTCTTTTTGACCGCCGGCCAgcatagctttcttctaaactggatgcagggtgataatatacgcggggtaacagctggatcatgacacaaaaatcatgagatgaattaaaaaccttagttGATACACAGGGAGTAAGTCCTGTATTGCAAGTCCACCAGCCAACCAGGGAAGGTACAAGATAGTAATTAGCTTCTGTCCTGGACACTGATTGAATTTGTCCGCATAGGTGTTTGTGGGTGGAAGGTGGGGTGCCTATACAGAGACCTGGACTCCTCCCGGATACTTCAGTCAGGGTCAGTTTTTGTCCTGTtccccaagagcaggaagtatggctattggttctgttgaaatctccattgaaggcaattccttcataataaggaggACCTGAGGACAGGcatagccagcagtcctcagtagcGCTTGGTTCAGTTCTATTAAGGGCATAAAAGGCTCCTCTCACTAGGTTAAACATCCTCTGTCTTGTTGAAGTGATTGTGGAGGTAATAGTTAGAGGTACTTGAAGAGTGGGAGGTTGGGTGAGAGCGACCATATTAAGGGGGTCCGCAATCACCGGAGTAGGCTGAGTAATGGTATAGGTAAGGGGTGTGAACTTGGTTGGGGGGCCTAAAGGATTGTAGGGGGTCTCTATTTTAATCTGTTAGTGAACAATAATCCCtcatcatatctttccttgtaaatccTAAAACCCCAGGTACACCCTTttgtccatcccagagctctTTTCCCTGGTTCAGTGAAGGTGACACGGAGCAGATGGCACCAGTCAGTATACTCATCTAGGTGAAATCCTTCAGGTACGTAAGACACTAAGGAATAATTGGCTGTTACTCTAATATAGTCGCAGctcgaggagggcttccagcgggCTGTACCTGAAATCTTGTAAACCCAGCTCTTGCAAAAGAAGTCAGTCTTACCTCAACATGTTGGATTGAGGGACTGACTTTGGTGGGGCCTggggcagacatagaagggaTGGGTTTGAAGCATGCTTCTATTCCTTTGGTTAGAGCAACCACCCCATGGGTCTCTCGAATGTTTTTCTATGTACGGAGGGGGTTTAAAAGGTGCCCTCTTAATGTCAGAGTACCCCTAAAGGTCCCATCCAGGAGGGGCTCCTATagccaacttacagatgtcagggcaAAGATtaggccaccaagtccacaggGGGTGTACCTCGGCGATTGTCCATACAGCCCTACCCCCCTCATTGAATACCTCCCACGTTTGTTGAACAGGACTGTAGGGGTTGAAGTCCTTTGGGATCGCTCCTACGAAGCAGGCGCAACTTAAGAGGGTTAGTAgtcttctccaaagtccactcatcatggctgactccagggGGTGCTCTCTTGACATGGGACACGTGGATCCAAGTGGGGATTGCTTCCACTTTGACCGAGGTGGGCGTTGTCAGAAGGGGCCAAGAAGGGCCCCTTCCACCTCTGCTCTAGGTTCCCTGCTCGCTGTTTCCTCACCAGGACTGTGTCTCCTACTTCAAACTGGTGCGGCACCtgtgtcaccagcaacatagttttcttttagctgttcccagacctcttttcttactatttcgagagcttttaatcgagccaaaagactagaagaaggagagaaagacacattcaGGTGATTCTTATCCCCTACGGTCATAAAAATGGGCGGGGGCGCCCCATACATTAATTCAAAAGGGGTTAAGCCAAGGGGTCCAGGGGTATTTCAAAACCTGAACAAGAAATAAGGGAGAACAGCTGTCCAATCACTTCCGCCGGTCTCCAAGGCTATTTTAGTTAGAGTCTCTTTTAGCGTcctattcatcctttctacctgtcctgaactctggggtctgtatgcacaatgtaatttccaattagtccccagttgtctggccaatccctgacttacctgggagacaaaggcaggtccgttgtctgaccccatgaccttaggtatcccaaagcggagaaggatttcttcaagtatcttcttgaccACTACAATAGCTGTTTCCTTCTTGGTGGGGAACCCCTTGACCCATCCTGAGaaggtgtctatgaaaactaagagatatttatttccatacttagccggtttcacctcagtgaagtCGGGTTTCCCAGTAGGCTCTAGGCCTGTCTCGTCACAGTCgttttccttcctggagcctgctagacCCAGCGTTGGTAAGTGCACAAGCATGGCAGTTTTTTACTATCTCTTCTACAATTCTTTTTAATCCAGGAATGTAATAGGGGGACTCACTatccaattttattaattttttagttcctaaatgagtCAGATGGTGTATGTTATCTAAGTAATCTCGCCCCTCTTCATCTCTGAGGGTTCTTTTAGTTATTTCCTTGTTGGCGGGCTGTTGGGTTCTTGCCACCAGAGTCATTTgcccttgggctgcttttttGGCTTCTTGGTCTGCCATTTGGTTTCCCTTTTCAGCGGGCCCCGttcccttctggtgtcctgggcaatggATAATTGCCACTCTATGGAACAGATGGACAGCTTCTaataagctgagaatttcttctttatttttgatatcctTGCTGGCAGACGTTAGCAGTCCATGATGTTGGTATATTGCTTTGTGAACATGGgccgtggcaaaagcataccGGCTGACGGTATAGACATTAAGAGTCCTTCCTTATGCCAGCCTTAAGGCTTGAATTAGTGAGATAAGTTCCgctttttgagctgatgtaccCTCCGGCAGGCTGCTGGCCCATATGACAGACTTTCCACTAATCCACTAATGCTGCCCCAGCCCTCCGCTTACCTTCTACCACGAAGCTGCTTCCATCAGTGAACCAGGTCATCTCCCCTGGCCAATGTTGGTCTGTGAAGTCTGGCCagattccagtctcttctgccagtatttcctcacacttatgtgcaggggcctcGTCAACCTCAGGTAGTAAAGTAGCAGGGTTGAGATTGGCTGGGGGTGCAAAACTTACTTGCTCTGTCAGCAATAGGCTCTGGTAGTGCGTCATTCTGGCGTTAGTCATCCAGCGGTCCAGTGGTTACCTGACAATGCTCTCAAGAGAGTGCGGGGCCACTATGgtaacattctggcccatagtcagtttGTAAGCATCTCTTACTAGCACAGCCGTGGCTGCTATCACTtgcaggcaggagggccatccgcTGGCCACAGGGTCCAGCTTCTTTGATAAGTAGGCTACTGGGTGCTTCCATGGCCCCAAAAGCTGGGTAAGGACTCCCCTTGCCAccccatttctttcatcaatgtataAGGTAAAAGGCTTGCTCACATCTGGCAGGGCCAATGCTGGAGCCTGCAGTAGCGCCTTTTTGAGAGTTTGAAAGACTAGCTGATGTTCTCTGGTCCAGATGAACTCTCCTTTTTCTTTGGTTAATGGGTACAATggggctgccagagtggcaaattTGGGAATCCAGAGTCTATAAAACCTAGcagtccccaggaactctcttacctggcTAGCAGTGGTTGGGGCCAGGATCTGCATAACggcttgttttctggcttctgtgagccactgTTGTCCATCTCTCAGAACATATCCTAAGTAGGTCACTTCTGTCCGGcataactgagcctttttagcagagACCCGATACCCCAGCTAACCTAGCTCGACCAGGAGGTTTTGAGTCCCAGTTTCACAGTCCTCACATGTTTCTGCAGCTAGTAGGAGGTCATCTACATACTgcagaagagtcacctgtgggttaCTGGCTCGGAAGGGGGCAAGGTCTCGGTGTAGTGCTTCATCCAACAAGGTGGGCgagttcttgaatccctgaggcaACCTCGTCCATGTGAGCTGTCCAGCTTGTCCACTCTCAGAATCTCGCCATTCAAAAGCGAACAAAGGCTGGCTGTTGGGATGTAACCTCAAACAGAAGAAAGCGTCTTTGAGATCTAGGACTGTGTACCACGTCCAACCAGGTGACAaggtgctgaggaggttataaggaTTTGGCACCATGGGGTGTATGTCTTGAACCctcttgttgacttctctaagATCCTGAACTGGATCACAGGTCACAGgtccctagttttttttttacaggaagtagaggagtgttccaaggggatttgcatgggaccaaaatccctTGTTGGAGCAGTTTGTTGATTTGGGGGCGTATACCCTCTTGAGCTTCTTTGCTCATGGGATATTGTCAGACCCCTATAGGGGTGGCCCCGGACTTAAGTTCAATCACCACAGGAGGAACCTGTTTTGCCATGCccattcctcctgtctctgcccacacCTTAGGGTATCGATTCAACCAGTCCTTTAATCCCTCAGGGGGCTTCACTTTACTTTGGTAGAGTCGATATTCTTTTCCTAGTTGTAAAGTTAGCTCTAGAGTCTGGGGTGCTTTCATTCCCCAGGATACCTCTGGTCGATGAGAGGTAaaagttatttgtgcttttaacttggttagtaagtctctccccaataaGGGCATAGGACACTCTGGAATGACTAGAAACGAATGAGTTACTTGTTTTTGCCCTATGTCTACTATTCAGGATGTGGTCCATGGATACGATTTTTGTCCCATGGTCCCGATCACCAAGGTTTTTTcgtttttcttcacttttcctaGTGGTGTCTTGAGTACTGAAAATTCTGCCCCAGTGTCGACTAGAAAGTCCACAGGGGTCCCCTCAACttctaaagttaccctaggcttggggaggggggccGAGCCCTGTTTCTCCGagtcttcatcttctccaagagaaagcaccttCACCTCTTGCTTCTTTTTCAGACAGTCACACAtccagtggcccatttccttgcAATATGCGCATTGCTTCCTCTCCAGGTGCTGTCtgccttctctgggtctccttggtcccTGGTATCTTCTGTCTCCCAGGTTCCCTAACTGTCTACCTCTTCtccctttatctctttctcttaCTGTGGCCAGTATCCTAGTCAAAACcttttcctgtctcctgtctctcctatcctcatcctcttttctctctttcttttctctctctaagttttcatcttctgtttctctcttatgatacactttctctgcTGCTCTAACTACATCCCTTATGGTATAATCCTGCAAGCCCTCAATTCGCTGTAACTTCTTTCTAATGTGGGGAACCGACTGGCCAATGAAGGCCATAATCACAGGCCCTTTGACCCTCTGATGTGGGATCAAATAGGATATATCTTATGtaagcctccatgagcctttcGAGGAAGACTGAGGGGTGCTCAGTTGCTCACTGCATAACCTCTCCTACCTTGGCCAGATTCATGGGCCGCCAAGTAGCACCTCTGATACCCACCTCTAGGGCCCGGTGATAATTGGACAGTCGTTCCCTACCTTGTGCTGTATTGTAATCCCATCGGGGCTGGGTTAGCGGGAATCCTTCAACTATCTTGGCTGGAGGTTGGACAGGCTGCCCAACCTCATCTCGGATGTTTTTCTGAGCCTCGAGGaaaatcctttctctctcctctgtggtgaataaGGTCTACAGAAGCTGTTGGCAGTCATCCCAGGTCGGCTGGTGCAAATACATTAGTGATTCGACCAACCATATGAGTCCTGCGGGGTTCTCTGAAAAAGGAAGGTGATTAGCTTTCCAAttatagagatcagaagaggaaaaaggccaatactgtaagGGCTGCAGACTATCCGGATCAGCAGGGGGAGCCCCAATAGCCCTGAGTGGAAGTGCCACGGTTGAATCAGCAGGCCCCTCAGGGGTGACTCCTCGCCagctccttgttcctgtggagggaccCTCTCCTCCTGCCCAGGCCTGAGGCAGAGGTCCCGAGGAAGCTGAAGGTTGGAGCTGGGGAGCATACGGTGGGGGTTAAGGGGTGTCGGGCCACTCAGGGGGttcttcaatctctggatagatcttgagGAGTTTCATCACTGGTGTGCTGTGTTCATCATCTCCCCCGAGCGgtggttttggtttctctttctcagCATTTTCTCAGATGGCTAGGATCTTGGtgccagggcagagaggtgggaggaatGGGTGAACCCACGGGGGTGGGTAGCATGCCAAGTCCTCCCATACTGTCATGTATGGGTGCTGTTCTGGATGCGACCCTggcccttcctgaaaaacaatggccttcaTAGCCCTTATGGTGGGTAAGTAAAATGTTCCGGTGGCCAACCTACTCCAAAAACAGGCCATTCCGAGGAGcagaaagtcatccatggctttttcttcactaTTACTGACAAATTTCGTCCTCTAGCCCTAACGTCCGTCCAATGGTCCTTATTCAAAGATAAAGGAGTAGACACGGTCTGTcccatagtgaagaataagaataaatacaacacaatgacagagacAGAACACACTAAGACATCTAAACAAACTTGTCCACATCTGGACTTATACAACAAGCCACACGCTACCTCTGACAGAGTGGGATTCCGCATCCACTCCTTCTCTGGCAGGAAGAacactctctctcctttactctgccaggcaacagccagATCCTCCTGACTGTTCCTTACCCTGGGCACTCCCTCCAGGGTCTCCCTTGGAACGTCTTCCAGGGGTGCAGCCTACAGGCCTTAGGGCATCCCCCACCGCAGCCTGTGGGTCCTTACAGTCCTCAATGGCAGCTGCCAGAACACCAGACTCCGAAAAACAAGGCACAGACTCAGTGGccacacaaacataccacacacatacaaaacgtAACTCCAAGTGGTATTTCAAGTCCTTGGGGACCCCTCAAATCCCGGACGAGCCCGCAAATGTAAGATGCCCCCCCAAGAAGGAGCCCCCACTCAAGTCTCAGGATGCAGCGTCACCCAAAAAAACATGAGAGACCTTGTTGCAAAAGCATGAGGCAGCTTTGATGGTGGGGCTCCAGGTCAATACGTatctcactcaggagacagaggaatcgaCCCTGAGACTCAAAAAGTCAGGGTTTTTATAGGGTAGGGGTTAGGGGCTAGGAAGAATTGGCGCGATTACACGTGATTGCCCCATTCAAACATCAACAACATGATTATGAGTCAGCAGAGTAGTACGTGCAGGCCAGGGCATATAAGAATTCTAAAGCCGGGGGCTTATCTGAGTCGTCAATGCATCTGGTTAATGTTTCAGCTTTTAACTATGCTGTCTATAGAAAGGGGGGCGAGCAGGAGGCGCCGGGCTGCCAGAGGGTCAATGAGTCAGCCAAGATAGTCAGAACCagttcctgcattccttcccttatCTTTATGACCGGGTGACCTAGCTTCAAGATGGACTAGGGCATGCCCGGGCTTGTTTTCTTTGCAGTCTCAGTCCCAGGCCTTTTTAGtttaaaccttttattttatttaatctcctTTCATATACATGACGATAACTTCAGTTACCAGAGTCAAAGGTTGCTTCAGCCTTGTTTACTCAGACATCTTGGAACTACTATTTAATGAAGACGGATTTGAATTTcatagcatttgtaatttttctgaatttagatttttttgaaaactaaagctaCCTATACTCTTAACTTATGAAAacttattcaaaacaaaacaaaacaaaacaaaacaaaacaaaacaaaacaaaaataaaaaacccaaaaccctggccgggcagtgctggcacaggcctttaatcccagcactcgtgaggcagaggcaggcagatttctgagtttgaggcaggactggtctacaaagtgagttccaggacagccagggctatacagagaaaccctgtctccaaaaaaacaacacaaaccaaaccaaacaaacaaacatacctgaaaaagtgagttaaagagaaaaatgttaggTTTGAAAATGGCAcatcatatacttatatgcaatgGTCAAAATTCCATGCCTATTAATATCAATATCGGCTAGTAAGATTTATGCCgtttgaaaaaaattagggatgTTTTAAATTGAACTGAGGAAGTAAGATTGAACAAAAAATTTGATAGAGGGCACTATTAAGTTGTGGGCTTAATGAACTTGAAAGAttgtattgtttaatttttggataaagcatgtttatgaaggctacaataaatctaagaaaatgttttagtttgtttgtttttgtttatgttttgttgttgttgttgttgtttttcgagacagggtttccctgtatacctgtggctgtcctggaactcactttgtagaccaggctggccttgaactcagaaatctgcctgcctctgactccttagtgctgggattaaagggtttttttttg comes from the Mus musculus strain C57BL/6J chromosome 14, GRCm38.p6 C57BL/6J genome and includes:
- the Gm2977 gene encoding uncharacterized protein Gm2977 isoform X4, with protein sequence MSPFPSGAFSSLLLPRTRGGESPLPDLLLHAPPYLYSPFPLSPPDPRRSKREVLRGLSRFPSSHSGAGHILGQQPQNIPRLGAQESERMPGPEASTTLRASLEELSLGPVRFPLLLQDQERIRPTVNQSRRGPRSWSIKCPPLDRWGPRLITAEIQVTAHLTKLKARSEERETLDSHWTTTIGSEIMRNYCKQTDALMSLRSCKRDSCL
- the Gm2977 gene encoding uncharacterized protein Gm2977 isoform X2, with protein sequence MSPFPSGAFSSLLLPRTRGGESPLPDLLLHAPPYLYSPFPLSPPDPRRSKREVLRGLSRFPSSHSGAGHILGQQPQNIPRLGAQESERMPGPEASTTLRASLEELSLGPVRFPLLLQDQERIRPTVNQSRRGPRSWSIKCPPLDRWGPSIDLPRLITAEIQVTAHLTKLKARSEERETLDSHWTTTIGSEIMRNYCKQTDALMSLRSCKRDSCL
- the Gm2977 gene encoding uncharacterized protein Gm2977 isoform X1; this encodes MSPFPSGAFSSLLLPRTRGGESPLPDLLLHAPPYLYSPFPLSPPDPRRSKREVLRGLSRFPSSHSGAGHILGQQPQNIPRLGAQESERMPGPEASTTLRASLEELSLGPVRFPLLLQDQERIRPTVNQSRRGPRSWSIKCPPLDRWGPSSIDLPRLITAEIQVTAHLTKLKARSEERETLDSHWTTTIGSEIMRNYCKQTDALMSLRSCKRDSCL